One segment of Rhodothermus profundi DNA contains the following:
- a CDS encoding PorV/PorQ family protein — protein sequence MKRLLHISMGLLLGACLAAGRQLHAQDTGPVTEIETKKLAQTGFKFLSVSLDPRAAALGDALTARDDNGSLSLFYNPAGMAYFGQTFHFAVGQTQWINHTDYNYASLAYRPADGQYGVIGLSIVAVSYPAVLKTIFATNEQGYEEQGTYSPSALAIGIGYARAITDRFAVGGHVRLARQDLGSAQVGLDGRAQRYAKSTVSVDFGVLYRTALQSLTFAMSVRNFSRELTYVEESFELPLTFQIGATYNLMDLVAPGNTLHALWLNVEAVRPRDYPEQIKVGAEYAFMDLLFLRAGYVNPTDEQGFNLGAGVRLSTRSFRIGVDYVYTSFGIFDNVHRLGLQLAF from the coding sequence ATGAAACGACTGCTGCATATAAGCATGGGCTTATTGCTGGGCGCCTGCCTGGCTGCAGGCCGCCAGCTTCACGCCCAGGATACCGGTCCGGTTACAGAGATTGAAACCAAAAAACTTGCGCAGACCGGGTTCAAGTTTCTCAGCGTCTCACTCGATCCACGGGCGGCTGCGCTGGGAGACGCGCTTACAGCTCGGGATGACAATGGCTCGCTGTCGCTCTTTTATAATCCGGCCGGAATGGCGTACTTCGGGCAGACCTTCCACTTTGCAGTAGGCCAGACGCAATGGATCAACCATACCGACTACAATTACGCCAGCTTGGCGTACCGGCCGGCCGATGGGCAGTACGGGGTGATTGGGCTGAGCATTGTGGCGGTCAGCTACCCGGCGGTCCTTAAGACCATCTTTGCCACCAATGAGCAGGGATACGAAGAGCAGGGAACGTACAGTCCCAGTGCCCTGGCCATTGGCATTGGCTATGCCCGGGCGATTACCGATCGCTTTGCCGTTGGCGGCCATGTCCGTCTGGCCCGTCAAGACCTGGGTTCTGCGCAGGTCGGGCTGGACGGTCGAGCTCAACGGTACGCGAAGTCGACCGTTTCGGTAGATTTTGGCGTGCTCTATCGCACAGCGCTCCAGAGCCTGACCTTTGCAATGAGCGTGCGTAACTTTTCGCGCGAGCTCACCTACGTGGAAGAAAGCTTTGAACTGCCGCTGACTTTTCAGATTGGAGCTACCTATAACTTGATGGACCTGGTAGCGCCGGGCAATACCCTGCATGCCCTCTGGCTTAACGTCGAAGCCGTTCGCCCCCGCGACTACCCAGAACAGATCAAGGTGGGCGCAGAATATGCGTTCATGGATCTGCTTTTCTTGCGGGCTGGCTACGTGAACCCAACCGATGAGCAGGGCTTCAACCTGGGAGCCGGGGTGCGGCTGAGCACCCGGAGCTTCCGCATTGGCGTGGACTATGTCTACACTTCCTTTGGCATCTTCGATAACGTGCATCGGCTGGGATTGCAACTGGCCTTCTGA
- a CDS encoding tetratricopeptide repeat protein produces the protein MLRTLVYGGLVGVLVLLEMGCGENNPMPASSSLLPAQQRAPLQQAWQAYEAGDYHRAMRLVDSLLAQEAVAEAYFLKGRILLDANAFEKAIAAFQQARVRDPLLRGVYFQLGHAAFLQGAYRKALDYYLKELELIQASAERSYESQAERNVLAAIYRQAGRACFLLDSLEAARRFYMQALAADSTESETYRWLAELEEQEGRLAQALTFAERALQLNPGHLDNLYAFGRLLLQNGYLQDAVHFLRLVLARYPLHRGANYNLGRALMRLGEREAGQFFLERAHRIQQLSGKIGQARLNAYQSQSARPWQELATLLMQAGQYEEARKALDVAIFWDPDNLALQNDRANLALLLGDTLDAVRRYYQVLQRDSTLADVWLNLGVVLAAQKHYEAARRAWLQALHYRPNDDTLRQYLAELEHRK, from the coding sequence GTGCTGCGGACGCTCGTATACGGAGGACTGGTGGGGGTCTTGGTGCTTCTGGAAATGGGCTGTGGGGAAAACAATCCCATGCCTGCTTCCTCCTCGTTGCTGCCGGCGCAACAGCGCGCGCCATTGCAGCAGGCATGGCAGGCCTATGAGGCAGGGGATTATCACCGAGCCATGCGGCTGGTGGATAGTCTGCTTGCCCAGGAAGCTGTTGCCGAAGCCTATTTCCTGAAGGGGCGCATCCTGCTGGATGCCAATGCCTTTGAGAAAGCAATTGCGGCGTTTCAGCAGGCTCGGGTGCGTGATCCTCTGCTGCGGGGCGTCTATTTTCAACTGGGACACGCGGCCTTTCTGCAGGGCGCCTACCGAAAAGCCCTGGACTATTATCTGAAAGAACTGGAACTGATCCAGGCGTCGGCAGAGCGCTCTTATGAGTCGCAGGCCGAACGAAACGTGCTGGCAGCCATTTACCGCCAGGCCGGCCGCGCCTGTTTTCTGCTCGACAGCCTGGAAGCAGCGCGCCGGTTCTACATGCAAGCACTGGCAGCGGATTCCACGGAGAGCGAAACGTATCGCTGGCTGGCTGAGCTAGAAGAGCAGGAAGGCCGGCTGGCGCAGGCGCTAACGTTTGCAGAGAGGGCGCTGCAGTTAAACCCCGGTCATCTGGACAACCTCTATGCTTTTGGGCGTCTTCTGCTGCAAAACGGCTACCTGCAAGACGCTGTGCATTTCTTGCGACTGGTGCTAGCGCGTTATCCCCTGCATCGCGGCGCCAACTACAATCTGGGACGGGCCCTGATGCGGCTGGGCGAGCGCGAGGCCGGGCAATTCTTTCTGGAGCGGGCGCATCGGATTCAACAGCTTAGCGGAAAAATAGGCCAGGCGCGCCTGAACGCCTACCAGAGCCAGAGCGCCCGCCCCTGGCAAGAGCTGGCGACGCTTCTGATGCAGGCCGGGCAATACGAGGAAGCGCGAAAGGCCCTGGACGTGGCTATTTTCTGGGATCCCGACAACCTGGCGCTGCAGAATGACCGCGCCAACCTGGCGTTGCTGCTGGGCGACACGCTGGACGCGGTGCGCCGCTACTATCAGGTGCTACAACGCGACTCGACGCTGGCCGACGTCTGGTTAAACCTGGGGGTCGTGCTGGCAGCGCAGAAACACTACGAAGCAGCCCGCCGCGCCTGGCTTCAGGCCTTGCACTATCGCCCGAATGATGATACCTTGCGACAGTATCTCGCCGAACTGGAACATCGGAAGTGA
- a CDS encoding TonB-dependent receptor, giving the protein MKRALRTLGTLLLVGCWTAGAWAQTGKITGRVVDARTGEPLPGVNVVIEGTTMGATTDIEGYYTIINVRPGTYTLRASFVGYVPQVVENVQVDVGLTTEVNFTLQETAIGLEEVVVQATRPIVQPDVSASIVNIDATVIEALPVATDVVQVIGLQPGFEPGLVVRGYGGNQIAFLLDGMNLADPRTNAPFTGVSFTAVEEVQAQTGGFTAEYGNVRSGLINVVMKEPRTNRYTVDLILRYAPPQAKTFNGTPNDPDAFWVRPYFDPAVAMIGTDAAWDDWTENQFPDFEGWQAAAAAYPANNDSDPSNDVTPQQLQKAYEWMIRKNNRIDDPDYQIDGTITGPVPGLGPSLGNLRFLISHRRTQTAFVIPQRRRAYQDYTTQAKFVSDVAAGAKLELVGLWSKRKGLVRPVSIADGATADMVDGSTPVYPWDGRNYLENMIFAGGEGIEDHVARAALFGDWVINPMDINYTLYGAKFTHALTPNTFYEVQLQRVQTEYLTGHIPYRKPDPVVCVTPEPAIRPIDDPACQAPNVIRLNEAPFGYEPKGMQDGLSANGLRIGGHGGVAYDTSQVSRWVFGASVTSQLNRYLQVKGGVEFHVSDYNMNYGEDDPFFVHHANPKYRWHRKPQQGAAYLQSKLEFKGLIANLGVRLDYFNPSGRWYVYEPYDRAFTPVIGADKIDEVLPREPVKKQFTLSPRLGISFPVSENSKLYFNYGHFRQMPDPVPLFEVEKVSSGAVGRIGNPNLPLQKTVAYELGFEQNLFDMFLLRIAGYYRDVSLQARNINFESIDGEVDYWVARPWNYGDVRGFEISIAKNRGRWIQGFINYTYMSRKAGNFGFTYNYENPVQQQQYLLTTVDHYQSKPIPEPFARFNLDFVTPEDYGPNYNGFRPLAGWRLSLLGEWRAGQVLTWTGQQLVEGISPVRGIEHNVRWKDYYNFDLRLSKTFTTDLGEVQFFMDVTNVFNIRHMNRWSGFTGPDDLRDYLQSLHLPASTFEGLDSPPYLFVPGNDRPGDYRKPGVEFVPIVVCPPSGCTPVVGSSDDPNDPTRPLYYQNGTYYRYNGSEFVEADPDFVKKVLEDKAYIDMPNADFFTFFNPRRVFFGLRISF; this is encoded by the coding sequence ATGAAACGCGCGCTACGAACCCTGGGCACGCTGCTACTGGTCGGCTGTTGGACGGCTGGAGCATGGGCTCAGACCGGTAAGATCACCGGTCGCGTGGTTGATGCCCGTACAGGAGAGCCTCTGCCTGGAGTGAACGTGGTCATTGAAGGGACCACGATGGGTGCTACGACTGACATTGAGGGCTACTATACCATCATCAATGTGCGTCCGGGCACCTATACCCTTCGCGCCTCTTTTGTGGGCTATGTGCCGCAGGTGGTTGAAAATGTGCAAGTTGACGTGGGGTTGACCACAGAAGTGAACTTTACCCTGCAGGAGACGGCGATTGGGCTGGAAGAGGTTGTGGTGCAGGCTACGCGGCCGATTGTGCAGCCCGATGTTTCTGCCAGCATTGTCAACATTGATGCAACGGTGATTGAGGCCCTGCCGGTTGCCACCGATGTGGTGCAGGTAATCGGGTTGCAGCCCGGGTTTGAGCCAGGGCTCGTGGTGCGCGGCTATGGAGGCAACCAGATTGCCTTTTTGCTTGACGGGATGAACCTGGCCGATCCGCGCACAAACGCTCCCTTCACGGGCGTCAGCTTTACGGCGGTAGAAGAAGTGCAGGCGCAGACTGGAGGCTTTACGGCCGAGTATGGGAACGTGCGCTCCGGACTCATTAATGTCGTGATGAAGGAGCCGCGCACGAATCGCTATACCGTTGATCTGATTCTGCGGTACGCACCCCCTCAGGCGAAAACCTTCAATGGCACGCCGAACGATCCAGATGCTTTCTGGGTGCGGCCGTATTTCGATCCGGCGGTGGCCATGATCGGCACGGATGCAGCCTGGGATGACTGGACAGAAAATCAATTTCCGGACTTTGAGGGATGGCAGGCTGCAGCGGCAGCGTATCCGGCCAATAATGATAGTGACCCCAGCAATGATGTAACGCCGCAGCAGTTGCAGAAGGCCTATGAATGGATGATTCGCAAGAATAATCGCATCGACGATCCAGACTATCAGATTGACGGTACCATTACAGGGCCCGTCCCGGGTCTTGGGCCTTCTCTGGGAAATTTACGCTTCCTGATCTCCCATCGGCGCACGCAGACGGCTTTTGTCATTCCGCAGCGTCGGCGGGCCTATCAGGATTACACCACGCAGGCCAAGTTCGTCTCCGATGTTGCGGCAGGAGCTAAACTGGAACTGGTAGGGCTCTGGTCGAAGCGAAAAGGACTGGTGCGTCCGGTTTCCATTGCCGATGGGGCCACAGCCGACATGGTAGATGGAAGCACGCCCGTCTATCCATGGGATGGACGTAATTACCTGGAAAATATGATTTTTGCCGGAGGGGAAGGCATTGAGGACCATGTCGCTCGCGCCGCCCTTTTCGGTGACTGGGTCATCAACCCGATGGATATTAACTATACGCTTTATGGCGCCAAGTTTACGCATGCTCTGACGCCCAATACGTTCTACGAGGTGCAGCTGCAACGGGTGCAGACCGAGTACCTGACCGGTCATATTCCCTACCGAAAGCCCGATCCTGTTGTCTGCGTAACTCCCGAACCAGCCATTCGGCCCATCGACGATCCAGCCTGCCAGGCGCCCAATGTGATCCGGTTGAATGAGGCGCCGTTCGGCTATGAGCCTAAGGGAATGCAGGATGGCCTGAGCGCTAACGGCCTGCGCATCGGGGGGCATGGAGGTGTTGCCTATGATACGTCACAGGTATCCCGCTGGGTCTTTGGCGCTTCGGTGACCAGCCAGCTTAACCGCTACCTGCAAGTAAAAGGAGGTGTTGAGTTCCATGTAAGTGACTACAACATGAATTATGGCGAAGACGATCCGTTCTTTGTGCATCATGCCAATCCGAAATATCGCTGGCATCGAAAGCCCCAGCAGGGAGCTGCGTATCTGCAGAGCAAGCTGGAATTCAAAGGACTGATTGCGAACCTGGGCGTTCGCCTCGACTACTTCAACCCGAGCGGCAGGTGGTATGTCTACGAGCCGTATGATCGCGCCTTTACGCCGGTAATCGGAGCGGACAAAATCGATGAGGTGCTGCCCCGAGAGCCGGTCAAAAAACAATTCACGCTGAGCCCACGGCTGGGAATTTCCTTTCCGGTTTCAGAAAACAGCAAGCTGTACTTCAACTATGGGCACTTCCGACAGATGCCTGATCCCGTTCCTCTGTTTGAAGTCGAAAAAGTCTCCAGTGGAGCGGTAGGGCGCATTGGTAATCCCAATCTACCGTTGCAGAAAACCGTTGCCTACGAGCTGGGCTTCGAGCAGAACCTGTTCGACATGTTTCTGCTCCGCATCGCTGGCTACTACCGCGACGTGTCGCTGCAGGCGCGCAATATCAACTTCGAAAGTATTGACGGGGAGGTAGACTACTGGGTGGCGCGGCCCTGGAATTATGGCGATGTGCGCGGTTTTGAAATTTCCATCGCCAAAAACCGAGGGCGCTGGATTCAGGGCTTTATCAACTATACCTACATGTCCCGTAAAGCCGGGAATTTCGGCTTTACCTACAACTATGAAAATCCGGTTCAGCAACAGCAGTATCTGCTGACAACTGTGGACCATTATCAGAGCAAGCCGATTCCTGAGCCGTTTGCTCGTTTTAATCTGGATTTTGTCACGCCCGAAGATTACGGCCCGAACTATAACGGCTTTCGACCCCTGGCTGGATGGCGCCTGAGTCTGCTGGGGGAATGGCGGGCCGGGCAGGTGCTCACGTGGACCGGCCAGCAACTGGTGGAAGGAATCAGTCCGGTCCGGGGCATTGAGCACAACGTGCGCTGGAAGGACTATTACAACTTCGATCTACGCCTGAGCAAAACATTTACGACCGATCTGGGCGAGGTGCAGTTCTTCATGGATGTAACCAACGTCTTCAACATTCGGCACATGAACCGCTGGAGCGGTTTTACCGGGCCGGACGATCTGCGAGATTATCTGCAGTCGTTGCATCTGCCTGCAAGCACGTTTGAAGGACTGGACAGCCCGCCCTATCTATTCGTGCCAGGTAACGACCGTCCGGGAGATTATCGAAAGCCCGGGGTTGAGTTTGTGCCCATTGTGGTGTGCCCGCCTTCAGGCTGCACGCCGGTGGTTGGCTCCAGCGACGACCCCAACGATCCTACGCGACCGCTGTACTACCAGAACGGTACGTACTATCGCTATAACGGAAGCGAATTCGTCGAGGCCGACCCTGACTTTGTCAAGAAGGTGCTGGAAGACAAGGCATACATCGACATGCCAAACGCCGACTTCTTCACCTTCTTCAATCCGCGTCGCGTATTCTTCGGGCTTCGGATTTCCTTCTGA
- a CDS encoding T9SS type A sorting domain-containing protein produces MSTLMPKRTAARQGYWLSVCLVMLLVAAPAQAQWSTRWLAIGRLQSPYLGGGAEPENMAGIGNNGTYTWPGHLIGTYWGHWRGLWISAQNWRSPDGQTFPVRIEHIGPRFNGLGEYFQDVIKLVYKFEAPEVLVDGLKSFDKPAVPDEIDPNIPSDAMVENIAHTAMGIEVRRRAYQFSNEQHQDYHIIEYVFTNTGNVDEDEEIELPDQTLQDVYFTFFYRNKTNAPAGAWDNSHGGAAWGKYTMNDALVPDWEDMPGEQFSERFARDYEFWKDHAAQFSWLGHVPDQTNFNTIGNPMWFELQPWIAHIGGDTTGRLGGAAMFGTLTVHADRSASDESHDEGQPRMMDILDSDDADLTSRNDHNDISQMQFERDWLVDGTKSGAGPPRYNDQKPPHAWRIQPDGDFARQTAPPQPSEGGYGFVQSFGPYTLGPGENVRIVIAEGIAGLNDKLAYALGRWYKQQVRQLGRDAADQAIFYWNPTTNTYCNEGEPGCVGMTKNDWVMTARDSLFQLFDRILEVWNNGMQVPQPPRPPRRFVVTSGTDKITLEWETYAGEPDPVKWEIWRAQNYYYGIPLPDSSTIYQKIAELPGNARSYTDTEVTRGVNYFYYIQAVGSNGLKSNRYWTQTYLPAVLRRPPGASLDEVRVVPNPYVLEAELGVRFPDIQDKIAFYGLPPQATIRIYTELGELVKVIEHTDGSGDEFWDLTTSSRQVVASGIYFAVITDNETGAQTTRTIVIIR; encoded by the coding sequence ATGAGCACGTTGATGCCCAAACGCACGGCAGCCCGCCAGGGATATTGGCTGAGTGTTTGTCTGGTGATGCTTCTGGTCGCCGCACCGGCTCAGGCTCAGTGGAGCACGCGCTGGCTGGCTATTGGACGCCTCCAATCTCCTTATCTGGGCGGCGGCGCTGAGCCAGAAAACATGGCAGGGATTGGCAACAACGGAACGTACACCTGGCCCGGCCACCTGATCGGTACCTACTGGGGACACTGGCGAGGCCTCTGGATCAGCGCGCAGAACTGGCGCTCGCCGGACGGACAAACGTTCCCGGTGCGCATTGAGCATATTGGCCCGCGTTTTAATGGACTGGGAGAATACTTCCAGGATGTTATCAAGCTGGTCTACAAGTTTGAAGCACCGGAAGTGCTGGTGGACGGACTGAAGTCTTTTGACAAACCGGCCGTCCCCGACGAAATCGATCCGAACATCCCGTCTGATGCCATGGTCGAAAACATTGCGCATACGGCCATGGGCATTGAAGTGCGCCGCCGGGCCTATCAGTTCAGCAACGAACAGCACCAGGATTACCACATCATTGAGTACGTCTTTACAAACACCGGCAATGTGGACGAAGATGAAGAGATCGAACTGCCCGATCAGACGCTCCAGGACGTTTACTTCACTTTCTTCTATCGTAACAAAACAAACGCACCAGCCGGCGCCTGGGACAACAGCCATGGAGGAGCTGCGTGGGGCAAGTACACGATGAACGATGCCCTGGTGCCGGACTGGGAAGACATGCCGGGCGAACAGTTCAGTGAGCGGTTTGCCCGAGACTATGAATTCTGGAAAGATCATGCGGCCCAGTTTTCCTGGCTGGGGCACGTGCCCGACCAGACCAACTTCAACACAATTGGCAACCCGATGTGGTTTGAGCTCCAGCCCTGGATTGCGCACATCGGCGGCGATACAACGGGGCGCCTGGGCGGAGCAGCCATGTTCGGTACGCTGACCGTTCACGCAGACCGCTCGGCCTCCGATGAGTCGCACGACGAAGGTCAGCCCCGCATGATGGACATCCTCGATTCGGACGATGCCGACCTGACCAGCCGTAACGATCACAATGATATCAGCCAGATGCAATTTGAGCGAGACTGGCTGGTAGATGGCACAAAAAGCGGAGCGGGCCCTCCTCGCTACAACGACCAGAAGCCACCGCATGCGTGGCGCATTCAGCCAGATGGCGATTTTGCCCGTCAAACCGCACCGCCACAGCCCAGTGAAGGGGGCTATGGATTTGTGCAAAGCTTCGGTCCCTATACGCTGGGCCCCGGCGAAAACGTACGGATCGTAATCGCCGAAGGAATTGCCGGTCTGAACGATAAGCTTGCGTATGCCCTGGGCCGCTGGTATAAACAGCAGGTCCGGCAGTTGGGCCGTGACGCGGCCGACCAGGCCATCTTCTACTGGAATCCCACCACCAATACCTACTGCAACGAAGGCGAACCGGGATGCGTCGGCATGACCAAGAACGACTGGGTCATGACCGCCCGCGATTCTCTCTTCCAGCTCTTTGATCGAATTCTGGAAGTCTGGAACAACGGCATGCAGGTGCCCCAGCCACCCAGGCCCCCACGGCGATTTGTGGTAACCTCAGGCACCGACAAAATCACGCTGGAATGGGAGACCTATGCCGGGGAGCCCGATCCGGTAAAATGGGAAATCTGGCGAGCACAGAACTATTACTATGGCATTCCGCTTCCGGATAGCTCGACCATCTATCAGAAAATTGCCGAATTGCCTGGAAATGCCCGGTCCTACACGGATACAGAGGTAACCCGTGGGGTCAATTATTTCTACTACATCCAGGCGGTCGGCAGCAACGGACTGAAAAGCAATCGGTATTGGACGCAGACCTACCTGCCTGCCGTGCTGCGCAGGCCGCCTGGCGCCTCGCTGGATGAAGTGCGGGTCGTTCCCAATCCCTACGTGCTGGAAGCTGAGTTGGGCGTGCGTTTTCCGGACATTCAGGACAAAATCGCCTTCTATGGCCTCCCGCCGCAGGCGACTATTCGCATCTACACAGAGCTTGGCGAGCTGGTGAAGGTGATCGAACACACCGATGGCAGTGGCGACGAATTCTGGGATCTGACGACTTCGTCGCGTCAGGTGGTGGCAAGCGGTATCTACTTCGCCGTTATCACCGACAACGAGACAGGGGCACAGACAACCCGAACCATTGTGATTATTCGCTAA
- a CDS encoding tetratricopeptide repeat protein, with product MPRPHNRLFQLPARQRRLVSVLLGGFLVMLLNSLVLVLFDRSTALLYMSNVLVHVGLGLLLMVPLLLFLLAHIRTMPLRWNRRATAAGAFTALSMGLLLLSGILLFWSPPTLNRRWLLTLHVVTMFTSLLGFLVHVALKRGRRFRFLLPEGLEALRWGQLLRHPLTLTFSAGVVVSLAFFLVPWLKQPDPVYLDTGTEKPLAAAEALLAHEGFFKEATLSGSKTCGQAGCHPDIYAQWAASAHRFSSFNNPYYRRSIEYMLQRRPVEAARWCASCHDPVMLFSGRFGHRMPLDTTHWTAHEGITCLACHAITGLRDLRGNGRYVIAEPDEYPFARSTNPLGQWLHRQLIRAKPEPHREAMLRPVHRTEQFCSTCHKVGLPPEVNYYRWLRGQNEYDAWQMSGVSGSTVRSFYLPSQPRTCIDCHMPLVPSDDQGNDGGFVRSHRFLAANTALPFLKGHDEQLRATQAFLQDSIATVDLFLVRVNGRTYGPDAPMPVLQPGDHVELTVVVRNRKVGHALPGGTNDSNELWLEVVGRDRKGQPVVASGLLDAEGRVDSTAHFFGAVFVDRAGQEANKRNPHDFRTPVYVNVINPGTARTVHYRFTVPPGRQITELTVAFKHRKFKWYFHNWTFRGQVAPGQPDSLATPEVDYRRWILAEDRHAPDLPVTVIASARRVAGKIPESNVPLWERWNDYGIGLFLEGNTRRALAAFEQVSRLAPDNPEGPINLARVLIAEGQLERAMAALEEAERRRPGYLKTAYFRGKIYQRQGNYDQALAEWMKVAARYPLDRVLLQEIGRVHYLSGRYEEALRWFDRILTIDPEDLGGLYNRMLALGALGRTEAFQEAKARYEYHKIDEDAPAWSTPYKHRHPMANREAQPIHEHELHPVGPNTQERLILAWQHATDDA from the coding sequence ATGCCCCGCCCTCATAACCGCCTGTTTCAGCTCCCGGCCCGTCAGCGCCGGCTGGTAAGCGTCCTGCTGGGCGGCTTCCTGGTGATGCTGCTCAACAGTCTGGTGCTGGTGTTGTTCGATCGCTCAACCGCCCTGCTCTACATGAGCAACGTGCTGGTGCACGTCGGGCTCGGGCTGCTGCTGATGGTGCCCTTACTACTGTTTCTGCTGGCCCATATCCGCACGATGCCGCTCCGCTGGAATCGGCGGGCCACAGCCGCCGGCGCGTTTACGGCGCTTTCTATGGGATTGCTGTTGCTGAGCGGCATCCTGCTTTTCTGGAGCCCGCCCACGCTAAACCGGCGCTGGCTGCTGACGCTGCACGTGGTAACCATGTTCACCTCGCTGCTGGGATTTCTGGTGCATGTGGCGCTCAAGCGGGGTAGGCGGTTTCGCTTTTTGCTGCCCGAAGGGCTGGAAGCGCTCCGGTGGGGCCAGTTACTACGCCATCCGTTGACGCTCACCTTCAGCGCCGGTGTGGTGGTCTCGCTGGCGTTCTTTCTGGTGCCCTGGCTCAAACAGCCGGATCCCGTCTACCTGGATACCGGTACGGAAAAACCGCTGGCTGCTGCTGAGGCGCTTCTGGCTCATGAAGGTTTCTTCAAGGAGGCCACGCTTTCCGGATCGAAGACCTGCGGACAGGCCGGCTGCCATCCCGACATCTATGCGCAGTGGGCCGCTTCAGCGCATCGTTTTTCTTCCTTCAACAACCCCTACTACCGGCGCTCTATCGAATACATGCTCCAGCGCCGACCGGTAGAAGCTGCCCGCTGGTGCGCTTCCTGCCACGATCCGGTTATGCTCTTTTCTGGACGCTTCGGGCACCGCATGCCGCTCGACACCACGCACTGGACCGCTCATGAAGGCATCACCTGCCTGGCCTGTCATGCCATTACCGGATTGCGCGACCTGCGCGGCAATGGTCGGTATGTCATTGCGGAACCAGACGAATACCCCTTTGCGCGCAGCACCAATCCTCTCGGACAGTGGCTGCACCGGCAGCTTATCCGGGCCAAACCGGAACCGCACCGGGAGGCCATGCTGCGGCCTGTGCACCGAACCGAGCAGTTCTGCAGCACCTGCCACAAGGTGGGGCTTCCGCCGGAAGTCAATTACTACCGATGGCTTCGCGGCCAGAACGAATATGACGCCTGGCAGATGAGCGGCGTCTCCGGAAGCACGGTGCGCTCCTTCTATCTCCCCAGCCAACCGCGCACCTGTATCGACTGCCATATGCCGCTGGTCCCCTCCGATGACCAGGGAAACGACGGAGGCTTTGTGCGGAGCCATCGCTTTCTGGCTGCCAACACGGCCCTGCCGTTTCTCAAAGGCCATGATGAACAGCTACGGGCTACTCAGGCCTTTCTGCAGGACTCCATTGCTACCGTCGATCTATTTCTGGTGCGCGTCAACGGCCGCACCTATGGCCCGGATGCACCGATGCCTGTCCTTCAGCCGGGTGATCACGTGGAGCTCACGGTGGTCGTGCGCAACCGAAAGGTAGGCCACGCCTTGCCCGGCGGCACCAACGACTCGAATGAGCTCTGGCTGGAAGTGGTCGGGCGCGACCGCAAAGGCCAGCCTGTCGTAGCCTCAGGCTTGCTGGACGCGGAAGGCCGCGTTGACTCAACCGCCCACTTCTTTGGCGCGGTGTTCGTTGACCGGGCCGGGCAGGAAGCCAACAAACGCAATCCCCACGACTTTCGCACACCGGTCTATGTGAACGTTATCAATCCAGGTACCGCGCGCACCGTGCACTACCGATTTACCGTGCCGCCCGGACGCCAGATTACGGAGCTAACGGTTGCTTTCAAACATCGAAAATTCAAGTGGTACTTCCACAACTGGACGTTCCGGGGCCAGGTAGCTCCCGGTCAACCAGACTCACTGGCCACCCCGGAGGTGGACTACCGCCGGTGGATCCTGGCCGAAGACCGCCATGCGCCGGACCTACCGGTAACTGTCATTGCATCGGCGCGGCGCGTCGCCGGAAAAATTCCCGAAAGCAACGTTCCCCTCTGGGAGCGATGGAACGACTATGGTATCGGGCTCTTCCTGGAAGGAAATACGCGGCGGGCACTGGCTGCTTTCGAACAGGTAAGCCGATTGGCCCCGGACAACCCCGAAGGGCCGATTAATCTGGCACGTGTGCTGATTGCGGAAGGGCAACTGGAGCGAGCTATGGCCGCCCTGGAAGAAGCCGAACGCCGACGCCCCGGCTATTTGAAGACCGCCTATTTCCGCGGCAAAATCTATCAGCGGCAGGGCAATTACGATCAGGCGCTGGCAGAGTGGATGAAGGTCGCCGCTCGCTACCCCCTTGATCGGGTGCTGCTGCAGGAAATCGGTCGCGTCCACTATCTTTCAGGACGCTACGAAGAAGCACTTCGATGGTTTGATCGCATCCTGACTATTGATCCGGAGGACCTGGGCGGCCTCTACAACCGCATGCTGGCGCTGGGGGCCCTGGGGCGCACCGAAGCTTTTCAGGAGGCAAAGGCGCGCTATGAATACCATAAAATTGACGAGGACGCGCCGGCCTGGAGCACGCCGTACAAACACCGCCATCCGATGGCCAACCGCGAAGCGCAACCTATCCATGAACACGAGCTGCATCCCGTAGGACCCAACACGCAGGAGCGTCTAATCCTGGCCTGGCAACATGCTACAGACGATGCGTAA